Proteins encoded within one genomic window of Humulus lupulus chromosome 1, drHumLupu1.1, whole genome shotgun sequence:
- the LOC133813964 gene encoding uncharacterized protein LOC133813964, producing MSADVARAHGGDAGSDPPPDPTRIPTTCKLGIPTKKKGRGATIGKDLEERRRKNGKPLEVAFCPRTYKVVGGEHAAFVRLVGTQIKTKVPGHYGSWELVPKQYKDQVLGIIQYYYQIAGREDFLKCLDGIDREMKDRYRNRKTLRHEHFEKHYNGPEDWNKVLNNPTNDVNKEEWKQICQLFTSPQFIARSIKNKENRKKQKYSTTQGTKSLAAVRFEKTNPDLIESWKDYHWKKATNDFVNDDARQDYEKLKADFELQTQQTSTDASNNDSPSSVN from the exons ATGTCAGCAGATGTGGCTAGAGCTCACGGTGGAGACGCTGGCAGTGATCCTCCACCagatcctactaggatcccgactACATGCAAGTTag gaATCCCAACTAAGAAAAAGGGTCGTGGCGCAACTATTGGAAAAGATCTAGAGGAGAGGCGGCGTAAAAATGGAAAACCACTGGAAGTAGCGTTTTGCCCACGAACGTACAAGGTTGTTGGGGGCGAGCACGCTGCTTTTGTCCGCCTTGTGGGAACCCAAATTAAAACGAAAGTTCCCGGACATTACGGTTCATGGGAATTAGTGCCTAAACAATACAAGGATCAGGTCCTTGGCATAATTCAG taCTATTATCAAATAGCGGGCCGCGAGGATTTCTTAAAGTGTTTAGATGGTATCGATCGAGAGATGAAAGACCGATACCGTAATAGGAAAACACTAAGACACGAACACTTTGAGAAACACTACAATGGACCGGAGGATTGGAATAAGGTTCTAAACAACCCAACCAATGATGTTAACAAGGAGGAGTGGAAGCAGATCtgtcagttatttacaagtcCACAATTTATTGCGCGCTCCATAAAGAATAAGGAAAATCGGAAGAAACAAAAGTATTCTACAACGCAGGGTACAAAATCGCTGGCAGCCGTCCGTTTTGAAAAA acGAACCCGGACCTCATTGAGTCATGGAAGGATTATCATTGGAAGAAAGCAACAAATGATTTCGTGAACGATGATGCTCgtcaagattat gaaaaactgaaggctgattttgagttacaaactcaACAAACATCCActgatgcttctaataatgatagTCCGTCATCAGTTAATTAG